A region from the Paenibacillus humicola genome encodes:
- a CDS encoding copper amine oxidase N-terminal domain-containing protein — translation MRGKWILTASLAAALTVPSIASAAVPAYSRLIMEGGGQATGSALIKDGAAYLSSSLLESAGMTSKWDKSHRRAEFDGYGRMAAVRVGSRTGVIDSRLVDVYGAPFLYNGELYLPARFIAAALEGGPVEWDAKHRIVSAGGLHTFAGASQTYGGMTYSIHFNTGELFVKDGSGRTRKLANLGSKLYEGAQMDFAKTPGGLMLLTITNNYGEPHLNNHIYTLVLKNGAVIRQSDVLYWNRFEQNVTRYGNRLLLTNGRTLRVIEDGTGNVTDTLNLVKLGGEDDNYFVEGAGDDFLLIRPNKSGLLTLVDRKTGASVKLYDKLLDAEDAKYAVTNDVPFYGDYLKYAGRKGAVLYFKNNSPLRKDNRLYSYTLPVKTAEPPANSQS, via the coding sequence GTGAGAGGAAAATGGATCTTAACGGCGTCGCTGGCAGCGGCGCTGACGGTGCCTTCTATTGCAAGCGCTGCCGTGCCTGCATACAGCCGGCTGATCATGGAGGGCGGAGGCCAGGCGACGGGGAGCGCGCTGATCAAAGACGGCGCCGCCTATTTGTCAAGCTCGCTGCTGGAGTCGGCAGGCATGACGTCAAAGTGGGACAAATCGCATCGGCGCGCGGAGTTTGACGGCTACGGAAGGATGGCCGCCGTCCGGGTCGGAAGCCGAACCGGCGTAATCGACAGCCGTCTCGTCGATGTCTACGGGGCCCCGTTTCTATATAACGGCGAGCTGTATCTGCCTGCACGGTTTATCGCGGCGGCGCTCGAAGGAGGTCCGGTCGAGTGGGATGCCAAGCACCGGATCGTCAGTGCCGGGGGGCTGCATACATTTGCAGGCGCAAGCCAAACGTACGGCGGCATGACGTACAGCATTCATTTCAACACGGGCGAGCTGTTCGTAAAAGACGGGAGCGGCCGCACAAGAAAGCTTGCCAATCTGGGTTCCAAGCTGTATGAAGGGGCGCAGATGGATTTCGCCAAGACACCAGGCGGACTTATGCTGCTGACCATCACGAATAATTACGGCGAGCCGCATTTGAACAACCATATTTATACGCTGGTGCTCAAAAACGGCGCCGTCATCCGCCAGTCCGACGTCCTCTATTGGAACCGGTTCGAGCAAAATGTGACGCGGTACGGGAACCGTTTGCTGCTTACAAACGGCAGGACGCTGCGGGTAATCGAGGACGGCACGGGGAACGTGACGGATACGCTCAATCTCGTCAAGCTCGGCGGCGAAGACGATAACTATTTCGTCGAAGGCGCCGGCGACGACTTTTTGCTTATCCGCCCCAATAAGTCCGGTCTTCTCACGCTGGTCGACCGAAAAACCGGCGCGAGCGTAAAGCTGTACGACAAGCTGCTGGACGCGGAGGACGCAAAGTACGCCGTCACGAACGACGTGCCCTTTTATGGGGATTACTTGAAGTATGCGGGGCGGAAAGGCGCCGTTCTTTATTTTAAAAACAATAGTCCGCTCCGGAAGGACAATCGTCTTTACTCCTACACGCTCCCGGTCAAAACCGCTGAGCCTCCGGCTAATTCGCAGTCATAA
- a CDS encoding LTA synthase family protein produces MRNYFFSGKRTGWPLAVLLLIGMALNFFLQAATLGMNVWQVLAWISNYYWMFITGGLVLFFLLLAFASVFNVYAGTLIVLIIGALIGISDYKKLGTTGEPLYPWDLLLLKNAGEMSKITSGMVSPLAIAAAVVVLAALIFLIVKLPKVRLPLGLRILYAAVSIAAVTAFVQVLGGSHTKLFGAIDYQNIFWNQKVNYSQNGFLFAFAANLKQNLIEKPEGYSEAAVTAIAKKYAAMPDPQPVQEEEQPNIMFMMDEAFFDSTRLPTLKFSEDPLKFIHGGEKSTPAGYMLSPEFGGNTANIEFEALTGMSMYFLKDGSIPYQQKIVKDASLPSIVSILKDRGYQALALHPFDKTFYNRNRVYPILGFDKFTSQTEMPDPQRITPNGYISDLSAVKEAVRELQASDKPTFLHLVTMQNHFPFVKGNNGPNTVTVTGEPEGRKDELETYVQDTKLTDQALAYLANAIKSIKRPTIVAFWGDHLPALSADIYTKAGWDGSPRLKHETPLLYIANFDIGKTPVGTLSPAFIGPTIFELSGQKLPPYYKLLEKVKAEIPGLNKNVLIGGNNTVITGLSNEQKAVLDDYRMIEYDLLEGRGYSKQLLFQ; encoded by the coding sequence TTGCGAAACTATTTTTTTTCGGGTAAAAGGACCGGCTGGCCGCTGGCGGTCCTGCTGCTGATCGGCATGGCGCTGAATTTCTTCCTGCAGGCCGCAACGCTGGGGATGAACGTCTGGCAGGTGCTGGCGTGGATTTCGAATTATTATTGGATGTTTATCACCGGCGGACTCGTCCTGTTTTTTCTGCTGCTGGCGTTCGCTTCCGTGTTTAATGTTTACGCGGGAACGCTGATCGTGCTCATCATCGGCGCGCTGATCGGCATTTCGGATTATAAAAAGCTCGGCACGACGGGCGAGCCGCTGTATCCATGGGATCTGCTGCTGCTTAAAAATGCCGGGGAAATGAGCAAAATTACAAGCGGGATGGTCTCGCCGCTGGCGATTGCCGCGGCCGTCGTCGTCCTTGCCGCGCTGATCTTCCTGATCGTCAAGCTGCCGAAGGTGAGGCTTCCGCTCGGACTGCGCATTCTCTATGCCGCCGTCTCGATCGCCGCGGTCACCGCGTTTGTCCAGGTGCTCGGAGGCAGCCATACGAAGCTGTTCGGGGCGATCGACTATCAAAATATTTTTTGGAACCAAAAGGTCAATTATTCGCAAAACGGCTTCCTGTTTGCATTTGCCGCCAATTTGAAGCAGAACCTGATCGAGAAGCCGGAAGGCTACAGCGAGGCGGCCGTGACGGCAATTGCAAAAAAATATGCCGCGATGCCGGATCCGCAGCCGGTCCAGGAAGAGGAGCAGCCGAACATCATGTTCATGATGGACGAGGCTTTCTTCGATTCGACCCGCCTGCCGACGCTGAAATTCAGCGAGGATCCGCTCAAATTTATCCATGGCGGGGAGAAATCGACGCCTGCCGGTTACATGCTGTCGCCGGAATTCGGCGGCAATACGGCGAATATCGAGTTTGAGGCGCTGACGGGCATGTCGATGTATTTTCTGAAGGACGGCTCGATTCCGTATCAGCAAAAAATCGTCAAGGACGCTTCGCTGCCGTCGATCGTCAGCATCTTGAAGGACCGCGGCTACCAGGCGCTGGCGCTGCATCCGTTCGACAAAACGTTTTACAACCGCAACCGGGTGTATCCGATACTCGGCTTCGACAAATTCACGTCGCAGACGGAAATGCCGGATCCGCAGCGGATTACGCCAAACGGCTATATTTCCGATTTGTCGGCCGTGAAGGAAGCGGTGCGCGAGCTGCAGGCGTCGGACAAACCAACGTTTCTGCATCTGGTGACGATGCAAAACCATTTCCCGTTCGTGAAAGGCAACAACGGTCCCAATACGGTAACGGTGACGGGCGAGCCGGAAGGGCGCAAGGACGAGCTGGAAACGTACGTGCAGGACACGAAGCTGACGGACCAGGCGCTCGCCTATTTGGCGAATGCGATCAAAAGCATCAAACGCCCGACGATCGTCGCCTTCTGGGGCGATCATTTGCCCGCGCTGTCCGCCGATATTTATACGAAAGCCGGCTGGGACGGCAGCCCGCGGCTGAAGCACGAGACGCCGCTGCTGTACATCGCCAACTTCGATATCGGCAAAACGCCGGTCGGCACGCTCAGCCCGGCTTTCATCGGCCCGACGATTTTCGAGCTGTCAGGGCAGAAGCTGCCGCCGTATTACAAGCTGCTGGAAAAGGTGAAAGCGGAAATTCCGGGGCTGAACAAAAACGTGCTGATCGGCGGGAACAATACCGTCATCACCGGGCTGTCGAACGAGCAGAAGGCGGTGCTGGACGACTACCGCATGATCGAATACGATTTGCTTGAAGGCCGCGGCTACTCGAAGCAGCTGTTGTTTCAATAA
- a CDS encoding FMN-dependent NADH-azoreductase produces MATVLYITAHPHDHTASYSMAVGKAFIDSYREAHPQDEVVHLDLYNAHIPAIDADVFSGWGKLRSGSEFEALSDAEKAKVGRLNELVDQFAAADKYVFVSPMWNFSFPPVLKAYVDSFCIAGKTFRYTESGPVGLLTGKKALHIQASGGIYSEGPMTSFESGHSYLAKIMSFIGVPSFEGIFVEGMSYTPDKADSIKQAAIEIAGAAAKQF; encoded by the coding sequence ATGGCAACCGTATTGTACATAACCGCACATCCGCACGATCACACGGCTTCTTACAGCATGGCTGTCGGCAAGGCGTTCATCGACAGCTACCGCGAAGCGCATCCGCAGGACGAGGTCGTTCATCTCGACCTGTATAACGCGCACATTCCGGCGATTGACGCGGACGTGTTCAGCGGCTGGGGCAAGCTGCGCTCCGGATCGGAGTTCGAGGCGCTGTCCGATGCCGAGAAAGCCAAGGTCGGCCGCCTGAACGAGCTTGTCGATCAGTTCGCCGCCGCCGACAAATACGTGTTCGTATCGCCGATGTGGAACTTCTCGTTCCCTCCGGTGCTGAAGGCGTATGTCGATTCGTTCTGCATCGCCGGCAAAACGTTCCGCTATACCGAAAGCGGCCCCGTCGGCCTGTTGACCGGCAAAAAGGCGCTGCACATCCAAGCGAGCGGCGGCATCTACTCCGAAGGTCCGATGACGAGCTTCGAAAGCGGGCACAGCTATTTGGCCAAAATTATGAGCTTCATCGGCGTGCCTTCCTTCGAGGGCATCTTCGTCGAAGGCATGTCCTATACGCCGGATAAAGCCGACTCGATCAAGCAAGCGGCCATCGAGATAGCAGGGGCTGCCGCAAAACAGTTCTAA
- a CDS encoding FMN-dependent NADH-azoreductase, producing the protein MAIVLYVTAHPFNHDTHSLSVCRKFMETYREVNPNDEIIHLDLYRENIPQFDADLLQRWGQPPAGPSFEELSKESQAKALRVHALADQFVAADKVVIANPVWNFSIPPLLKTYIDAINIPGKTFKRSNNGMRGLGGLEGTQKGKKVVHIQASGTVLSHGKYQDVELSHRYVKAVMNFMGIEHVEAIYAEGMHERPDLAQKIIELAMEQARTIAKRF; encoded by the coding sequence ATGGCAATCGTTTTGTATGTAACCGCCCATCCGTTCAATCACGATACGCACAGCTTATCTGTTTGTAGGAAATTCATGGAGACGTACCGGGAAGTCAACCCCAACGACGAAATCATTCATTTGGATCTGTATCGCGAAAATATTCCGCAATTTGACGCGGATCTGCTGCAGCGCTGGGGCCAACCGCCCGCCGGACCTTCCTTCGAGGAGCTGAGCAAGGAATCGCAGGCCAAGGCTCTTCGGGTGCATGCGCTGGCCGACCAGTTCGTTGCGGCCGATAAAGTCGTGATTGCAAATCCGGTATGGAATTTCTCGATCCCGCCGCTTTTGAAGACGTATATCGATGCGATCAATATCCCGGGCAAAACCTTCAAACGCAGCAATAACGGCATGCGGGGCTTAGGAGGTCTTGAAGGGACTCAGAAGGGGAAAAAAGTCGTTCATATTCAAGCCTCCGGCACGGTGCTGTCGCATGGGAAATATCAAGACGTCGAACTTAGCCATCGCTATGTGAAGGCAGTCATGAACTTCATGGGGATTGAACATGTGGAGGCGATTTATGCGGAAGGCATGCACGAGCGCCCCGACCTGGCGCAAAAGATCATCGAACTAGCGATGGAACAAGCGCGTACGATCGCGAAACGATTCTGA
- a CDS encoding dipeptidase, whose protein sequence is MSYEAYFQTNRERHLDELKEWLSIPSISALSAHKEDVNRAAQWAADRLAEAGLEHVKVHTTGKHPIVYADYLHAPGKPTVLIYGHYDVQPVDPLNLWTTPPFEPDIRDAKLYARGATDDKGQLFLHIKAVEAILKQEGGLPVNVKFCIEGEEEISSPSLPPFLNENRELLAADAVLISDTSLMEPGKPAISTGLRGLCSLEVSVTGANTDLHSGTYGGGVPNALHALVALLATLHDERGRVSVEGFYEGVPELSPLMREEFAKQKLDENRLRESLGLESLYGEEGFSFVERVGARPTLELNGVYGGFQGEGTKTVIPKEAHAKITCRLVGDQDPQDILDKIKRHLQRHIQPGAQLHIQEGEKARAFNADPSDRIFQLAADAYEQVYGTRALFTKDGGSIPIVAAFSRVLSAPVVMMGFGLPNENLHAPNEHFHLENFDKGLRTLVAFLKLM, encoded by the coding sequence ATGAGCTACGAAGCTTATTTTCAGACGAACCGCGAGCGGCATTTGGACGAGCTGAAGGAATGGCTGTCCATTCCGAGCATTTCCGCGCTGTCCGCGCACAAGGAAGACGTAAACCGGGCGGCGCAGTGGGCCGCGGACCGGCTTGCCGAGGCCGGACTTGAGCATGTGAAGGTCCACACGACCGGAAAGCATCCGATCGTCTACGCCGATTATTTGCATGCGCCGGGCAAGCCGACCGTGCTGATTTACGGGCATTACGACGTGCAGCCGGTCGATCCGCTGAACCTGTGGACGACGCCGCCCTTCGAGCCGGACATAAGGGACGCGAAGCTGTACGCGCGGGGGGCGACGGATGACAAAGGCCAGCTGTTCCTGCATATTAAAGCGGTTGAAGCGATCTTGAAGCAGGAGGGCGGGCTGCCCGTCAACGTCAAATTTTGCATCGAAGGCGAAGAAGAAATTTCAAGCCCGAGCCTGCCGCCGTTTCTGAACGAGAACCGGGAACTGCTGGCGGCCGACGCCGTACTGATCTCCGATACGTCGCTGATGGAGCCGGGAAAACCGGCGATCAGCACCGGGCTGCGGGGTCTGTGTTCGCTGGAGGTGAGCGTGACCGGCGCCAATACCGACCTCCACTCCGGTACATACGGCGGCGGCGTGCCCAATGCGCTTCACGCGCTGGTTGCGCTGCTGGCTACGCTGCACGACGAGCGGGGGCGCGTCAGCGTCGAAGGCTTTTACGAGGGCGTGCCGGAGCTTTCGCCGCTCATGCGGGAGGAATTCGCCAAGCAGAAGCTGGACGAGAACCGGCTGCGCGAGAGCCTGGGGCTTGAATCGCTGTACGGGGAAGAGGGCTTCTCCTTCGTGGAGCGCGTGGGCGCGCGCCCGACGCTGGAACTGAACGGGGTGTACGGCGGCTTCCAGGGCGAAGGAACGAAGACCGTAATCCCGAAGGAAGCGCATGCGAAAATCACCTGCCGTCTGGTCGGCGATCAGGATCCGCAGGATATACTCGATAAAATCAAGCGGCACCTGCAGCGTCACATTCAGCCCGGCGCACAGCTGCACATTCAAGAAGGCGAGAAAGCCCGCGCCTTCAACGCCGATCCGTCCGACCGCATCTTTCAGCTCGCCGCGGACGCCTACGAGCAGGTTTACGGCACGCGCGCTCTGTTTACGAAAGACGGCGGCTCGATTCCGATCGTCGCGGCGTTCAGCCGCGTGCTCAGCGCCCCGGTCGTCATGATGGGCTTCGGCCTGCCGAACGAAAATCTGCACGCGCCGAACGAGCATTTCCATCTCGAGAACTTCGATAAAGGGCTTCGAACTCTCGTTGCATTTTTGAAGCTTATGTAA
- a CDS encoding ArsR/SmtB family transcription factor produces the protein MNLELQQFKAEFFKALAHPLRIRILEVLSEGDRTVNEIQSIIGSEGSAVSQQLAVLRNKNVVSGSKDGTSVTYSLRDPLVKDLLVVAKQIFDNHLVGTITLLEHMRTNEQ, from the coding sequence GTGAATCTGGAACTGCAGCAGTTTAAAGCCGAATTTTTCAAAGCGCTTGCCCATCCGCTCCGCATCCGCATCCTGGAGGTGCTGTCGGAGGGGGACCGGACGGTGAACGAAATTCAATCGATCATCGGCAGCGAAGGTTCGGCGGTATCCCAGCAGCTCGCGGTGCTGCGGAACAAGAACGTGGTATCCGGCAGCAAGGACGGGACCTCCGTGACATACAGCCTGCGGGATCCGCTCGTGAAGGATCTGCTCGTCGTCGCCAAGCAGATATTCGACAATCATTTGGTCGGCACGATTACGCTGCTGGAGCACATGCGGACGAACGAACAGTAA
- a CDS encoding SulP family inorganic anion transporter → MKWSGRFEGYGLHMLRRDLVSGLIVGIVAIPLAMSFAIASGVKPQFGIYTTIIAGFLISLLGGSRFQIGGPTGAFIPVLLGIVLQFGYGDLLIAGMLAGVLLILMGVFRLGALIQFIPRPVTVGFTSGIAVIIFSGQIANFLGLRDIKRHDDFLSSMKEIGLHISTVNPYSITTAAVCLAVIVLMPRLLPRIPASLIGLVASALVASVFFHGKLATIGSAYGVIPSTLPTLVIPHLTFDKIIQLLQPAFVIAMLGGIESLLSAVVADGMSGSRHNSNRELIGQGIANLAAPLFGGIPATGAIARTATNIKSGAASPVSGMVHSIAVLIILMAFAPLASAIPLAGMAPILMVVAWNMSERKEFVHMLKMKSGDSLVMLLTFLLTVLTTLTTAVEIGLVMAVLMFVIRMRDSLIVSKVLPDPSSQSGKVRPSAVHDRRDCPQISIYSIEGPLFFGAANQFERSMADTLRLRPKVLLLRMAKVPFIDATGEAHLASVVGRFRRSGGTVLVSGIRPQPKAYLHKTGLAEQIGEDRFYEHTGEAIGEALGRLELHQCAGCKHNAFRECAALSCAAAQTGAK, encoded by the coding sequence ATGAAATGGTCGGGGAGATTCGAAGGTTATGGCCTGCACATGCTGCGGCGGGATCTTGTATCAGGACTGATTGTCGGGATTGTCGCCATCCCGCTGGCGATGTCGTTTGCGATCGCATCCGGCGTGAAGCCGCAGTTCGGTATTTACACGACGATTATCGCAGGTTTCCTCATTTCTCTGCTCGGAGGGTCGAGGTTTCAGATCGGCGGGCCGACCGGCGCCTTCATTCCGGTTCTACTCGGCATTGTCCTGCAATTCGGGTACGGGGATTTGCTTATCGCCGGAATGCTTGCGGGCGTTCTGCTTATTCTGATGGGCGTCTTCCGGCTTGGCGCACTGATCCAGTTCATTCCCCGTCCGGTGACGGTCGGCTTCACGTCAGGCATCGCCGTCATCATTTTCTCCGGCCAAATCGCCAATTTCCTCGGCCTGCGGGACATCAAGCGGCACGACGATTTCCTGTCCAGCATGAAAGAAATCGGCCTTCATATTTCTACGGTCAACCCGTACAGCATAACGACGGCAGCCGTATGTCTGGCCGTTATCGTCCTGATGCCGCGGCTGCTCCCCCGGATTCCGGCCTCCCTCATCGGGCTTGTCGCATCGGCGCTCGTCGCGTCGGTCTTTTTCCACGGGAAGCTCGCTACAATCGGATCCGCTTACGGCGTAATCCCGAGCACGCTTCCGACGCTCGTCATTCCGCACTTGACGTTCGATAAAATCATTCAGCTGCTTCAGCCGGCTTTCGTCATCGCCATGCTCGGCGGCATTGAATCGCTGCTCTCGGCCGTCGTGGCGGATGGCATGTCGGGCAGCCGCCATAACAGCAACCGCGAGCTGATCGGCCAGGGCATCGCCAATCTCGCGGCTCCGTTGTTCGGCGGCATTCCCGCAACCGGCGCGATCGCCCGCACGGCGACGAACATTAAGAGCGGGGCCGCATCGCCGGTCTCAGGTATGGTTCATTCGATCGCCGTGCTGATCATCCTGATGGCGTTCGCGCCGCTCGCCTCCGCCATCCCGCTCGCCGGCATGGCGCCCATCCTGATGGTCGTCGCCTGGAATATGAGCGAGCGCAAAGAGTTCGTTCATATGCTGAAAATGAAATCGGGCGATTCGCTCGTCATGCTGCTGACGTTCCTGCTGACGGTGCTGACGACTTTGACGACGGCCGTCGAAATCGGGCTGGTCATGGCCGTCCTGATGTTCGTCATACGGATGCGGGACAGCCTGATCGTCTCCAAGGTGCTGCCGGATCCGTCTTCGCAAAGCGGGAAGGTGAGGCCTTCCGCGGTCCATGACCGCCGCGATTGCCCGCAAATCAGCATTTATTCGATCGAAGGTCCGTTGTTCTTCGGCGCGGCTAATCAGTTCGAACGGTCGATGGCGGACACGCTTCGCCTGCGTCCGAAGGTGCTGCTGCTCCGAATGGCGAAGGTCCCTTTCATCGATGCGACCGGCGAGGCCCATTTGGCCAGCGTTGTCGGCCGTTTCCGCCGATCCGGCGGCACCGTGCTTGTTTCCGGCATTCGGCCCCAGCCGAAAGCTTATTTACACAAAACCGGTCTGGCGGAACAAATCGGCGAGGACCGATTTTACGAGCATACCGGAGAGGCGATCGGGGAAGCGCTGGGAAGGCTCGAGCTTCACCAATGCGCCGGCTGCAAGCATAACGCGTTTCGCGAGTGCGCCGCGCTGTCATGCGCCGCGGCACAAACCGGTGCAAAGTAA
- a CDS encoding CGNR zinc finger domain-containing protein yields MPKKNPPGFCFVGDHPVLDFINTKLSSYDLLKDYPSLLNWLHEAHLLSREEALAYEQRWPQAQTDEAASTAIELRSNLMQLIEKCRNNRPIADTDLNPVNHLLQDRAVADKLALMDNRFIVERRLVIRKPVDLLVPIAEAAADLLSANKLHLVKRCENPKCMHYFYDTSKNGLRRWCSQKTCGNRMRVNAYLQRHRDKQEAADKD; encoded by the coding sequence ATGCCGAAAAAGAATCCCCCGGGCTTTTGCTTTGTCGGCGATCATCCCGTCCTTGATTTTATCAACACGAAGCTGAGCTCGTACGATTTATTGAAGGATTACCCGTCCTTGCTGAATTGGCTGCACGAGGCGCATTTGCTGAGCAGGGAAGAGGCGCTCGCCTATGAACAACGATGGCCTCAAGCTCAGACCGATGAAGCGGCCTCCACCGCGATCGAACTGCGAAGCAATCTGATGCAGTTAATCGAGAAATGCAGGAACAACCGGCCAATCGCGGATACGGACCTGAATCCGGTCAATCATTTGCTTCAGGATCGGGCGGTTGCCGACAAACTGGCGCTCATGGACAACCGGTTTATCGTTGAAAGGCGTCTGGTGATCCGCAAACCCGTCGATCTGCTCGTTCCCATAGCGGAAGCGGCGGCCGATTTGTTGAGCGCGAACAAGCTTCATCTCGTCAAAAGATGCGAAAATCCGAAATGCATGCATTATTTTTACGATACGAGCAAAAACGGTTTGCGCAGGTGGTGCAGTCAGAAAACGTGCGGCAATCGAATGAGGGTGAACGCTTATCTGCAGAGGCACCGGGATAAACAAGAGGCAGCGGACAAAGATTAA